The following coding sequences are from one Leishmania major strain Friedlin complete genome, chromosome 36 window:
- the AAT28 gene encoding amino acid permease-like protein, translated as MRAHQHTTACAGMVGGNDSNLSELSPMLLHGTWLRMSHSHAALDTESNCSIGRNLRRVNSVPVLTRRDRHLMTVSPMLFDRYYMAEGGGLISSAFNLASATCGAGVLALPYAMQHCGTVTGTLTLIFVCNLTIYSVFLLAKVSALTRLMTYEELAIDLVGPITEKVTATIIVVFCWGVAVMYIVMMGDFIVPLFEALGLSHKVHRRTAMVLFWALVMFPLSMARKVQTLRYASIVGTVSTLLLAGALVDRFAQDRREHSNRTGLDPGRHTPPRAPLARWDSEMSGALTTFVFSYCCQPVAPRIYEELKDRSVKRMCVCTVSSMTAATLVYILTGVFGAMSFGDSVKPNVLVNFSNHLDSHTAQLAYFGIVVSLTMAFPMTIFPTRDSIVMGMGYHAEENPAPVWLSRTVAGLLALLALLIGSALPNIRVLFDVLGGVCGGSLSFVLPALFALRSGYWTTAEVGWRHMALTWLTLVFGVVMCGLGTYNSVKSNFF; from the coding sequence ATGCGCGCCCACCAGCACACAACCGCCTGTGCAGGGATGGTGGGTGGAAATGACTCGAACCTCAGTGAGCTGAGCCCCATGCTGTTGCATGGGACTTGGCTACGCATGTCGCACTCGCACGCCGCCTTGGACACCGAGTCGAACTGCTCCATCGGCAGGAACTTGCGGCGGGTAAACAGTGTTCCCGTGCTCACGCGGCGCGACCGACACCTCATGACTGTGTCGCCGATGTTATTCGATCGCTACTACATGGCTGAGGGCGGTGGTTTGATTTCGAGCGCGTTTAATCTTGCATCTGCCACAtgtggtgctggtgtgctTGCGTTGCCGTATGCGATGCAGCACTGCGGAACCGTCACAGGCACCCTCACTCTCATTTTCGTCTGCAACCTTACCATCTACAGCGTGTTCCTCCTGGCGAAGGTTAGCGCCTTGACGAGGCTCATGACATATGAGGAACTCGCCATCGATCTTGTCGGCCCCATCACCGAGAAAGTGACGGCCACGATCATTGTCGTCTTCTGCTGGGGTGTGGCTGTCATGTACATTGTGATGATGGGTGACTTTATCGTGCCGCTCTTTGAAGCCCTTGGTCTGTCCCACAAGGTCCATCGCCGCACCGCCATGGTGCTCTTCTGGGCTCTCGTTATGTTTCCTTTGTCGATGGCTCGCAAGGTGCAGACGTTGCGCTACGCCTCCATCGTCGGCACCGTATCCACCCTCCTGCTCGCCGGCGCACTCGTGGATCGCTTTGCGCAGGACAGAAGGGAGCACTCGAACCGCACGGGGCTCGACCCCGGGAGGCATACTCCcccgcgtgcgccgctggctCGCTGGGACTCAGAGATGAGCGGCGCTCTCACCACGTTTGTATTCAGCTACTGCTGCCAGCCGGTGGCACCAAGGATCTACGAGGAACTCAAAGACCGCTCAGTGAAgcggatgtgcgtgtgcacggtgAGCTCCATGACAGCGGCCACCCTCGTTTACATTCTCACCGGCGTCTTTGGTGCCATGAGTTTCGGCGACTCGGTGAAGCCAAACGTGCTGGTGAACTTTTCGAACCACCTCGATTCTCACACAGCACAACTTGCGTACTTCGGCATTGTCGTCTCCCTCACGATGGCGTTTCCCATGACGATCTTTCCAACGCGCGACTCGATAGTCATGGGGATGGGCTACCATGCCGAGGAGAACCCCGCGCCGGTATGGTTGTCCAGAACCGTCGCGGGCCTCCTCgccctgctggcgctgctaATCGGTAGTGCTTTGCCGAACATCCGCGTCCTTTTCgacgtcctcggcggcgtgtgcggcggGTCCCTCTCCTTTGTGCTCCCCGCTCTCTTCGCGCTGCGCTCCGGCTACTGGACGACGGCGGAGGTGGGGTGGCGACACATGGCGTTGACATGGCTGACGCTCGTGTTTGGCGTTGTGATGTGCGGCTTGGGCACGTACAATTCCGTGAAATCGAATTTCTTTTAA
- a CDS encoding putative vacuolar protein sorting-associated protein 45, translating to MSSVSSSKVNRGRRNCLEQAWNYLNTAFSATAGLKVLLCDDATREILSVAYSQHQLLQHNVVLVDMLANQERYPMKHFSCVIVCRPSAASLAAVYQELAEGNFASYDIYFTYMLDSTLVHSLANADVLNLVSRVGELYINSIPVTEWVCLMQLKPSLLSKGPSPFMNPITYSQWDPKSLERMSEGIISMLLSTNRRAVIRYREGSKVSEKLAVEVAARMRSVHATFPDLKATESVLVILDRRDDPVTPLLMPWTYEAMIHELIGFQHGNEVVIDDPDAKPEDRVHVVTPQTDGFFGQHRYDDWGQVCVAVSEMVKAYKEMNNFDRNTVSLDEIKSFMNRFPAARKQSVQVTRHCAITSELVAEINGRNLTRLSVLEQDIISNNNVTEHSRLVLEVVQDPKTDVDDALRIVMLYHLHYERVAGSIIMQLKQELMQRQCPREKVQLIDRLIEYAGQDQRCHEIFRSSTGHMLKTVAKAVGQFGKDVQNVLTQHVPLVKKIINRVYNGTLSVEKYPVQGVPGCPIPAGQAPFVHAKDIIVVYIGGYTFSEAMLLAQINEGNVDNNQETLMNFGKQVSRKLGTDGVTGPSTEPYTAKIEAHVSLITTSMLNSKDFIHSLPS from the coding sequence ATGTCTTCCGTATCCTCCTCGAAGGTGAACCGCGGGCGCCGCAACTGCCTGGAGCAGGCTTGGAACTACTTGAACACAGCTTTTAGCGCCACGGCGGGTCTCAAGGTGCTCCTGTGCGATGATGCGACTCGTGAAATCCTCTCCGTTGCCTATTCTCAgcatcagctgctgcagcataATGTAGTGCTGGTCGATATGCTGGCGAACCAGGAGCGCTATCCCATGAAGCACTTCTCCTGTGTGATCGTGTGCCGCCCCTCAGCGGCATCGTTGGCAGCTGTGTATcaggagctggcggagggcAACTTCGCCTCCTATGACATCTATTTTACCTACATGCTAGACTCCACGTTGGTGCACTCCTTGGCGAACGCAGATGTGCTTAATTTAGTGTCGCGCGTTGGGGAGCTGTACATCAACTCTATTCCCGTGACGGAGTGGGTGTGTCTGATGCAGCTGAAACCCTCGCTGCTGTCCAAAGGCCCAAGCCCGTTCATGAACCCCATCACGTACAGTCAGTGGGACCCCAAGTCGCTCGAGCGCATGTCGGAGGGCATCATTAGCATGCTGCTGTCTACGAATCGCCGGGCTGTCATTCGGTACCGCGAGGGCAGCAAGGTTTCCGAGAAGCTCGCGGTCGAGGTAGCAGCTCGCATGAGGAGTGTTCACGCCACATTCCCTGACCTCAAGGCCACCGAGAGTGTGCTGGTGATCTTGGACCGCAGGGACGACCCCGTCACCCCACTGTTGATGCCCTGGACCTACGAGGCAATGATTCATGAGCTGATCGGCTTCCAGCACGGTAACGAAGTCGTCATCGACGACCCAGACGCGAAGCCGGAGGATCGCGTGCACGTCGTCACGCCGCAGACGGACGGCTTTTTCGGACAGCATCGCTACGACGATTGGGGCCAGGTATGCGTGGCGGTGAGTGAGATGGTGAAGGCGTACAAGGAGATGAACAATTTTGACCGCAACACCGTTTCCTTGGATGAAATCAAAAGTTTCATGAACCGGTTCCCTGCAGCTCGCAAGCAATCGGTGCAGGTGACCCGACACTGCGCTATCACGAGCGAGCTGGTCGCCGAGATCAACGGCCGCAACCTCACGCGGCTCTCGGTACTCGAGCAGGACATCATCTCCAACAACAACGTGACGGAGCACAGCCGCCTCGTGCTGGAGGTGGTACAGGATCCCAAGACGGACGTCGACGATGCGCTGCGCATTGTGATGCTGTACCATCTGCACTACGAGAGGGTGGCCGGCAGCATTATCATGCAGCTAAAGCAGGAGCTCATGCAGCGTCAATGCCCGCGGGAGAAGGTCCAGCTGATCGACCGCCTTATCGAGTATGCTGGACAGGACCAGCGGTGCCACGAGATATTCCGATCTTCAACGGGGCACATGCTCAAGACGGTCGCGAAGGCTGTTGGTCAGTTTGGCAAGGACGTGCAGAATGTGCTCACGCAGCACGTACCGCTCGTCAAGAAGATCATCAACCGTGTCTACAACGGTACGCTATCGGTGGAGAAGTATCCGGTGCAGGGGGTGCCGGGGTGCCCTATTCCCGCTGGCCAGGCGCCGTTTGTGCACGCCAAGGACATTATCGTTGTGTACATTGGCGGTTACACTTTTTcggaggcgatgctgctggCACAGATTAACGAAGGCAACGTGGACAATAACCAGGAGACGCTGATGAACTTCGGCAAGCAGGTATCGCGTAAGCTGGGCACCGACGGCGTCACGGGCCCATCGACGGAGCCGTACACCGCCAAGATCGAGGCGCACGTCTCCCTCATTACGACGTCGATGCTGAACAGCAAGGATTTCATACACTCACTGCCCTCCTAG
- a CDS encoding dihydrouridine synthase domain protein-like protein, translating to MEFRRRRVPLTLASAMKVEESMFYQTTILAPMVRVCSPGFRALCGAHGADVVFTEEVVAAKLATCQREVVRYPTVDTPMAEYVSYDPFKHTYKRTVVLSTPVLPDTTYGGQKADRISAPRTVLQLGVADPARGAAAALVCSNDIDGIDINMGCPKKFSVHNGFGAALMKRPEVGGAIVRAVHGAVNSDSNVEARGGKRVAVSLKTRLQDTAEATVGMLRAILAASQHTPANPVLHAITIHARTPDQRPEQAPLYDRAAEVVRACRADAAFEGICWVLNGSVLSRQDGEAKCARYGFDAAMIARAALEDARCFHRKGSELPASSAAHDGEAQSTEDAEEYAMAIMKELFFYSVRYRTLFNNFKYHLTRAFPVVRALKPFMEEVQLELRSYADCYEFFHLTVEEKALADSCAHTVELLAEKPASTRKRAAVTAAASEEDGEQAHKLARVETTTKASI from the coding sequence ATGGAATTtcgacgccgtcgcgtcCCTCTCACACTCGCTTCAGCAATGAAGGTGGAGGAGTCAATGTTCTACCAAACGACGATATTGGCGCCGATGGTACGCGTGTGCAGCCCTGGCTTTCGTGCCCTGTGCGGCGCGCACGGTGCTGATGTCGTCTTCActgaggaggtggtggccgcCAAGCTTGCGACGTGCCAGCGCGAGGTGGTGCGCTACCCCACAGTAGACACGCCGATGGCCGAATACGTGTCCTACGACCCCTTCAAACACACCTACAAGCGTACTGTTGTGCTGAGCACGCCTGTGCTCCCCGACACCACCTACGGCGGACAAAAGGCAGATCGCATCTCTGCCCCTCGCACTGTGCTGCAGCTTGGCGTCGCAGACCCTgcgcgtggcgcggctgcggcgcttgTGTGCAGCAATGACATAGACGGCATCGACATCAACATGGGATGCCCCAAAAAGTTCAGTGTGCACAACGGCTTCGGCGCCGCACTGATGAAGCGGCCGGAGGTCGGCGGGGCTATTGTGCGGGCCGTGCATGGCGCGGTGAACAGCGACTCGAATGTAGAAGCACGGGGTGGTAAGCGCGTCGCCGTGAGCCTCAAGACACGTCTTCAGGACACTGCCGAAGCCACTGTGGGGATGCTGCGAGCGATACTGGCGGCTTCACAGCACACGCCGGCGAACCCTGTCCTGCACGCCATCACCATTCACGCCCGCACGCCGGACCAGCGGCCTGAGCAGGCTCCGCTGTACGACCGCGCGGCAGAGGTGGTACGCGCCTGCAGGGCCGACGCCGCCTTCGAAGGCATCTGCTGGGTTCTGAACGGCTCCGTGTTGTCGCGTCAAGACGGGGAGGCGAAGTGCGCGCGGTACGGCTTCGACGCAGCCATGATTGCTCGCGCTGCCCTGGAGGACGCGCGTTGCTTTCACCGCAAAGGCAGCGAACTTCcggcctcctccgctgcacacgacggcgaggcgcaGTCGACGGAGGACGCTGAGGAGTACGCCATGGCCATCATGAAAGAGCTCTTTTTCTACTCTGTGCGCTACCGCACCCTCTTCAACAACTTTAAGTACCACCTCACGCGCGCGTTTCCGGTGGTGAGGGCCCTAAAGCCGTtcatggaggaggtgcagctggagctgcgcagctACGCCGACTGCTACGAGTTCTTCCACTTGACTGTAGAGGAGAAAGCGCTGGCAGActcgtgtgcgcacacggtggagctgctcgcggAGAAGCCGGCGTCCACGCGAAAGCGTGCAGCGGTGACCGCGGCTGCGAGTGAGGAGGATGGCGAGCAAGCGCACAAGCTTGCCCGTGtcgagacgacgacgaaagCGTCCATTTAA